Genomic segment of Arachis hypogaea cultivar Tifrunner chromosome 16, arahy.Tifrunner.gnm2.J5K5, whole genome shotgun sequence:
ATAGTGAAAGTGATGATTCCAACCCCACATTGCTCAtcactgatggcacggaggaccatgccaagctttaagtgtggggaggtcggtaacTAAATCCTGAAGGTAACAACtctttctcaacaccaatattttaattttcttttgttagataggataacttgcatgtgtagttagttgcttgcatttaggtactacttggttgaagtgataatTTCTtgtccaagaaactgttttagggtatttcactaatttgaattaaaattttttattgaactttcctgaagaaatttaatttggaacatggttttagagctcgaacacacaagcCTAGTGAGgtttttgaacctatttgattggttgcatcttatcaaccaatgttttattttggtgtgtattgttctctctaaaattgtgatctttgtcttgcttgattctatatttctattgtttgatgtatgcatgcacttatgtgattgaggcctttgtttcactatagctcacatacccatatggccttaccctttcattaccCTTTGCaacccaatgttgagcctattttaccccatttattctttattttagcacatcattaactctaagtagaaaacaataaatgtccctaatttgaatccttggttagcttagactaatgAGAGTGTACAtaaattaagtgtggaaaaattgggtTGGGGAATACTTGGTTAGGGAATTGGGTAGTTTATATTCttatatgaaaatgtgaaaatagTTTGGGCACTTGTTCATGCATCTaacactttaatcatatgcactaACTCCTTTATGcatatcaaaaaaaaaagaaaaaaaaagagaaagaaagaaaaagaaaagaaaaaaaagagaaagcaataaaaagggggacaaaatgccccaaggtaaataatgatatcaatgcatatgatttgtaTTCAAAAATATATAGATGCATGAATTTGTGTAAAGACAGTCAATGGGTAGTAGGTTTTGCATTGTAATGACATGGAAtgtcttaggttaggtgggaagtttaggttaatcaaggattcggattttagtccacttaaccaaatacattcctaccttgaccataaccctattacaacccttgaaaagacctcttgatatgtgtattcgtgcattaaatttgtgttgattggtaAAAGAGGAGTAAGCCTTAGAAagcatgtaaattgcatgtttttcagttttcttcctgattttgtgctataactgaaaacatgtttcctaggcctttaaatcgctaatttttaatcctctgttattatcattcgatgtcgtgatatataCGTTAAGTGATTATAGGATTTATAGAGCAGAAATGGCatagaggatgaagaggaagcatgctaaagtggaaggaacacaagaatttgaagatttgagaagttggaagcgacgcgtgcgcatggttGAAGCGTACGCATGATCAAGCCAGTTTTTCAGCGATGTGTACGCGTGActaatgcgtacgcgtgaccaggaacGTCGACcattgacgcgtacgtgtgactaatgcgtacgcgtgaccctgtgCAAATCCCACCGACCCGTACgcatggttgacgcgtacgcgtgacgagcgtcacatGCTGCAATTAATAGAgctcgctgggggcaatttctgggctaatctggacccagtttcaagcccaaaaatacATACTAGAGGCTCGGATGGAGCGGAGATTAGACACTTCacactttagtttagtttttttatttttgaattctaatgAGAGAAACtcccacttctctctaggatttttggcattcttagtttttctttgaatTGGATCTTGAGGGAGCTGCTGCTACCTTCATTCCTCGTCATTTTTCTTctagttttcttctttaattcctttaataCTCTTTTCTATTTGGTTATTGAATTCATGTTTGGATCTTGTTACTCTTAAATTTCATTAATGCATTGAGTTATTTCCATATCTATTATTATTGCTtgttttgttattattaattattgttagtggtaatttgaattgaattattttatcatatttatcatgttttttatttttgcccaccaagtattTGAGGAAATGTCATCCAATATAATGGAGTAGATTTCCTTGTTTGGTTTgggggttgagtaattggagccaCTTGAATTTTTATACTCGAGTGTTGATCtgtaattggaaattgctgaCTAGTTTGAAACTCACCAACTCTAGTTCTCTTTTatgaagtgactaggacttgtgagctaaagttagtggtgttcacttgaCTTTACTTCATTTGCTcaaggataactaagtgagagcaatgagCCTTTACCATCACACTTGGGAAAGACAATGAGGATAGAATTTTCAATTCTCACCCCTAACCAAGGctttttatattgattattttACAACTCTTGCTACTTCTCTATTGCTATAATTTCTAGTTATTTAGTTCTCTTGTTCTCAACTTTGAAAATTTCCAGGAAAATCACAACCAATAATTTGCATTTTGTGTCAACTCCTAGGGAAACGACTCGGGATTCTACTCCCGATTATTTATTTCATTTGTGACATATTTTAGATTTGATATCGGAAATCTCGTCGGTtaaaactgtacttgcaacgttgatttggaaaaatacttttggTAATTCTTGATCGGAATTTATCCGCTTACCACTCATCCACTCTCCATCCCCCTTAACATAAgttgaaccacactcatagccaaagtgatgagaattcatagtgaaagagaaagtaaaaacaaaagctaataagaaataaagaaaactaagtcctacaactagcaaaaaccaACAGGCAAACCAAAAATTAAGCTAtgcacaatatatacaatagccaataacatagcaccattgcaatccccggcaacggcgccattaatttgatggtGAGAAGAtttgttgtcggtctagattttcttcctaaagaaaggaatcacttcgttgtaagcatagctccaaaccaacaaacaactctcacatcaaattaaaatatatggttttgtcacatgtgcaaaccccaatgaaaattaaccgaagtatttagactccgggtcgtctcacaagggattgcaatgaagtggtcaattattggctataaaggggcaAGGGATTTTGGTTTATAAgaggaacaagaaaaagtaaattaagcaagcaattaaagaaagcaagataaagaactcttggctaagacttaggtaattgatatcactatccttgtcaacaattcaattattgataattgtaaggaaccgagctcattaagtctactcactaaagccttaagtatgtaatgtctactcctaggcttggagtacgtcaaatggcttgatcaacatcaatccataagtttcaacctagctactaatcaaCTTAGTAGTAgggtagagtcaatggttatcaaattgatcctCAAGGGTTCTGGAATTACTGATTCAATGAAGCTTaaggactcaagatcactcaatccccttagcctaggccaagggtcaagagaactactcaaaaattaTAGGAAGCATTAtatcaaacacctaatgtgcaataaaagtaaacatcacaaaatgctaaaattaaggaaacccataactatcataagcgagaaatcaataatagcaagcaagatcaacataaaagaaacatagaaacatgaaattgcattaaaagaagattagatccaacaatgttcatcaacataaaagagagaaaaatgagaaattaacattacaactaagaaaatcaagatgtagaaatgagaaattgtaaaagaaacaagatgaaatcaagtaattaattcaagatccaaggcaaattaacctaatcctaacctaattctagagagaagagggagcttctctctctagaaaactaactaaaggttcatgttgactaactaattgctcccccttgcttgggcttcaattctgcatgaaatacactcagaaacaagcaggatttgggcctgggcagctcaaaaatcgccccccagcgttttgcctttaaatgggtcacgtgcgagtatcggcgcgtacgcgccatgtgcacgtgcgcgtcgattggctgtttcttcatccacgcgtacgcatcatgtacGCGTGCACGTCTCTATGCGAAGTCACTTCTGCGTGCACGCGCCTTGTACGCTTGCGCGCCcatcgatgcattcccaattcttgtttcctcatgcattctccactttgtatgcttttcctctcatttcttccatccaatacttgccttatgaacctgaaatcactcaacaaacacatcaaggcatcgaatagaattttgtgaattaaaatcaccagtttaagggcctaaaaagcatatttttacacttaagcataattaaagggagaattataaaaccatgctatttcattgaataaatgtgggaaaaggtgataaaattccctaaaataagcacaagataaaccacgaaatcggggtttatcacctTGCTACTACCTAGGCGGGTGAGTTACACACTTGCACCACCGGACACCATTGTTCCTTACCTGACGGAGGCTGGGTTCGACGATACGGTGCAGCTCAAGGAATTTGTGTTTGACAACTCTCTTATCACTGCATTCGTGGAGCGCTGGTGTCCGGATACCGACACTTTCCACTTGTCATGGGGTGAGTGCACTATCACCCTACAGGACGTTGTATACCACCTCAGATTACGCACAAATAGAGAATCAGTGGGTGGGTGCCTGCGTGACATCCAGACTTGGTACCAGCGTCCAACATGGGAGTACGTGGAAGAGCTTTTGGGTGCTAGACCCCCTCATGCTTGGAGCAATCACAGTACCCTgttgtatgactcctcccaatcacCATATATCTGTGCAATTGTCTTTTGTTTTGTCATCCAAACATTTCTGTACGACGGTTTGAAGTGACAGCTCCGTGACCAATCACCATATATATGTGCAATACTGACTTTTTCCTTCTGAATCTGTGATTAACCCTAAATTCCACACCACCATCGGTGTTGTAATCATCCGCCCTATATtggaaaacgaatttacctcatGCATCGCGTCCAAATCCAATATATGGTAGTGACTGGATACAGTTGATAACTCCGGGGGTTGGTTACGGAGCAGGCAAAAGGTATCGAATTGATCCACCAATGGGAGTCTCTGGCATGTACTCATTCTCGGCATCATTCTTAGAGAACCACTTTCATGGCTATCGACAATGTACTCTTCATTGGACTCCTCATTGTCAACGTCCATGTCTACCACTAGACTAGCACAGTGCAAGGATCGTGGTGCAAGAGGCGGGTCATCCTGTATAAAGTTCGAGCTGCCAGAACCACCAACATCACGAACCTCTgcagaaagctccatcacttgttcaACCATGATTCTCCCGTACACGTCAAACATTAGTTGCACATGCTCATCGCCATCGAGCCAAAACAGACGAAACCGAAATACACCATTTCCCATCGGTGCTAGCATCTTATACCCAACTCTTCCAACCTCTTTTCTCTCCCCATCACCAACGTGCATTAATATCAAACTCTTTAATTTAGACAACGAATTTGCTCTCCTAATTCGCAGCAGCGCaggattctcacactcaaatataacttTGTTGTCACTGTTTCTCATCTAACAATTAGGATACACCATCACAACAAAGAAACCACTATCACTGGACATTTTTACCAAGTTTTTCGAAGTAAAATGGAAGAGAAGAAGGATTGAGAGTTTTGTGGAAGAATACCAACGGTTTGAAGATCCTTTTATAGCTGATTGATTTTCGCCGTATtatatcttgtttacagtatCAACATTTTAAGTTACCACTTATCTCGTTTAgatatctcgtttacaatgtaaacaaaataagtatagtggtatctcgtttatactataaacgagatagGTGAACTCCGCTCTTTTTCACGTAACACGTGTTACGTTGATGTGGGTTTgtatcttatctcgtttacaatgtaaacgagatacgactatacttatttcatttacactgtaaacaagataagtaAGATTACAGAAATCAGTAAAAACTCTATAAATTACCTATAttcgtaattaaaatatttattttatttatttaaaaaaaatcctaaataaaGTAAAAGTTCatgttttttttatcaaaagCCAAAATATTTTCTATCAATAAAATAGAGTTCATCCTTAAAGTAAGTGTCTTTTACGAAATATGGGTTAATACTTAATACTCAATTTGATCCCTAAACTTGTACgcgaattttaatttaatttctaaagttTCAATTGCCTCTCTTTAGTCCTTAAATTTTACAAATGTGACTCACATTAGTTCCCGGATAATTCCGACATAAAAACATTAAGGAAGCGCTGACATGGACAACCAATTGCCACACTAGAACTTGTAAAATAATAACATTTTGTTGTAAATTTTGGAAATCAAATtgagttaattataattttataggtCAATTTGAATTGGATCTCAAATTTCAGGGTCAAATTGAGTATTAAGCCAATTTATGACCACATAATTAAAGAACAAGTTGAATTACCATCACGCCACGTCGCCACCatgttttaaattcaattaaatattaGTGGTGGCTAGATTAAGCTTTCTGCATTAGTAGAATTAACGTCATCTTGAGTAGCATTGAAATTTAATCAAAATGTAAAAgatgaaattaaaaggaaagaaaaatacaccttggccaaaattaaattctataaaaaGATGTTTCTGTATAGTTTTTTAAGCGAGTTAACTCACAAATCCGCTGTATCTAAAAGCAAATCAACGGAGGTCTTGAACATCAACTTCATCTCCAGGAATTTATTTCTCCATTTTGTATAGATTTGTACAAGATTAGGCTTTTTGTTCCGCGTGTGGGCGTAAGAGTTGACCAAAAGTTTATCATAAAAATATTTCATTGTCACTGCCAGAATTAAATTTTCATGGCGGggaaaaaaatagtataattgATCATGCACAAATATTGTCACCATTTCTATCAAGTCCAAAACtcgagattaaaaataaaataacacgcGAGAAGCAACAAAAGATTGGTAATCATGCAATAATGGATTCAGTAAAATTACCCAGGGTTACAATTTGGAAAATTAAGGCAACTATCAAAATTATATCTACATGCTCGTTACAATAAACATAGTACCCAACTAGTTACACTACTGTCACTGCTCACTAGCtctaacaaaaaagaaaaaaaaaaactgcatgCTGATTAGTACATTCTTCTTCATACTCGTAGTCACCACCAATTGAAGATTCTATATCTAGTTCCACTTCCTACTTCTGTGGAATCTGACTCGCTTCCCATTTCTTCGTCTGAGCTTGCGGTCGGAAGGAGTTTGATTCTGTCTGCATGGTCAATTATCCAGTCGGTGAATTCTGGCGATGCTACCAACTCCGATATTGCTTGCCTAGTGGAATCTTGCGTGAACTCATCCCACTCATCCTCTGTGAACTTCTTTCTGTTGCGGGTCTTGTGAAAGGTGGAATAGTAATCCTGCCCAGCTCGCGACCCAGAAGAATGTGGAGTGATACTAGGCGTCGGTGATAATGATACCACACCTGAAACAGACAAGTGGATTCTATGACATAATGTTCCAGAAACTTCACAGGTTTTGACTTACAGGAAAACTTTATCAgaaaaaacaagtatttattgTAAGCATTGGATCTTATGGCACAGTTAACCGGCAAGTTGAGCCATCTTGATCTCCTCTGCTCTTATTACCACTAAATGTTTACTTAATCAGTCAATTTAGTTTGATTTCTTTTAACTATTTCCCAGGAGATATTGCTTGATTCGGCAAAGACTTGCAAACAAAAGCAAAAGGAAAAGATTAGGTGGGGGGATTTGATTAAAGGATATGCAGTAAACTTACATCAGAAAAGTTTGAACATAAAACATACCTCTCACGGGAGAGTCGGACCATGGAGATCTCTTAGGGTTTCTCCAAGCTTTCCCTTTAGTGGGAGGCGTCTTGCTAAGGAATTCAGCACGACCATGTCTTTCTCTCACCCACTGCTTTGAATAGCTATCATTCCTTGACGTTTCATACCTGCATGAAATCATAATGTCAAGTTTACAAGTCGATAATAACTTGATGGCAATGTTTTGACATCCAAAGAAGTGGCCCacaacaaaaaaggaaaaaaatctttGGACATTCAAGCAAGCAGAATAAAAAGCAAATATGTTAACAGTGTCCAGTAGAGGAGACTTTACACGAACAACAAAATAACTTACAGAAAAAGCCATACTTACCAGTCATAAACCCACATTATCAAGGAAGAAAGCTTGCAAACAGCACCACAAGAGACCAATGCTCCTATTGCTAGAGGAAAATCAATAGTGCTCTGACAAAAATGAAAAACATAAATTCAGAATAAACATGTGAAATGAACAACATTCTCAAATAATTGTATGCAAGAGTCCAAAATTGTCAGACAACAGTTCAATTTGTATCTAGTATTATGTAACTGATTTTCAGGAAACAACAATGATAATTTACACAAGGTGATCCCATGGTGACCTAGCACTACTTGTACGGGAATGTATTAGATAACAGCAATATTGTTCTTCCCATTATCTATTGAATAAATGCAAACCTGAAAAATGGAGGTGACTCCCATGATGTACATTGCCATTTTCACAAATTGTGCAACCCCAGCATCCACAGTGCCATCTTCTTTTGAAATAACAAATCTCCGAACAATCCAGTAGCCCAAAGCAGCTCCAGCCAAGATGATACCCAGTAGTACAAAAACAGCAACCTGTAGAAGCATTGGCAAAATATATTACATAAGAATTTAAGATGCGATAGACAAGCCAAGTCCCATAGGACAGACACACACATGGTCAAAAATTTCAGCAAGAGTTATCCAGCATGAAATACAGGGGAAAACTAGCGATGGGGGTGATAATAATTAGACAATAACCAACTAAAAATATATGGGTTTAAAGAAGCCTCCAAAAATATATGATTTCTCATCAtatgtaaaaagtaaaaataaataaataaataacatatatgGGTTTTAAGAAGCCTCCGAATATGATTAAGAATCTTGGTCCATATAGATGTTGGCCATTAAGTATGCATTCCATGACACGACATAAGTATcgcacaacataaaaacatagataGGCGCCAAGCATGTCCAAAAAAGAATTAGATGGATGAAATACTTACTGGATTGTGCATATCTTCACTCAACCCAAAACTCTGAAGTATTGAATTTACAAATAGAGAGAACTGGTGCAAAAGGAATGATCCAGCTCCAAGCTGAAACAGCACATTGCAATCAATTAGAAGAATAATATAACAATTACATGAAACATGAAGAGACTAAGACTCAAGTTAACAAAGgccaaaattaaatcaaactcaCCACAGATCCATATATGGTAAGGTAGAAGATATTTTTTCTTCCAGTTGGCAATAATTTCATGCCCTAGATCACAATTAGGAGAGAAAAAGGTCAGACGACATGTTAAACAAACCAaggaaaaaatagaataaacaaaacaaaatgcaatccatatatataatgaaaatactTGGTTTACCTGGAAAAGAATGATTATAACGACAAGAAAGATCCCTATAGCCATTGAAGTGCTATAATAAAATGGAACCCAGCTACTAATAATTGGAGCCAACCACAGCAGCGCTAACCCCAGCACAAGAAAAATGAGGCGCCATTGCTGAAAAtctgcaaaatttttaataacacaCATATAAGCACCAGTCTTTTACAAAACTTGACAAGACACAATAATATAATCTTATTCTTTTCTTATGAGATGGAAGAACCATACCTTCTTCAAGAGCAACTGTAACAGAACCTGAAACTTGACCATTAATCCCCACATCAATGTACTTGGTGTCATAAGGTGACATAACAGAATTCCATATCCCCTTTTGGATCCTCTTCCACTCATCCTTTTGGCACTGGCACAATCCAAGAGAATTATTCCTGAACATAGTTTGCAAATTAGTAAAAACACTCTTCATATAGCGTTTTGCAAGAAGTTGAAACTAGATGCATGTTTGCGTGGGTGTGTGCACCTAAGAAGTGAGATGTTTGTAAcactaaattaataagaaaagtactACTATGATTGATGAATAATCAAAGTTATGCACATACCTGTGAAAACAAACCTGAATTTTGCTATGTAACCTCTCCGGGATTGCAGCAGAGGGGGCCACAGAAACATGGAATGAACTGGCATAGCTACCAAGTTTCAACCTTGAGATACCAGAAACTTGAACACGTTCGCATCGAAAAGTGTCTTTAGCCCCATGAGCAGCCGAATGCCCCAAAAGTGGGGCAGGGGTGATATCCAGAATCGGCTTTTCAATATCAATACCTGCAGTTGTAAAGCATTCAGATTATTATCAAATACAACAATGAtggattaaaaatagaaaaacagaaCAGAACAATTATAAGACTAATGatactattttaaaaaacataaaataaagtgaCCACTTCAGTATAACACAAAATTACCTCACAATATAAAAAAAGGGGAGTGATTCTAGTTATTGTCTCAGGAAACAAGAACACAGCTCCCTAAGATTTTGCTGGAAACCCATCAACAAAAGCACCTTTGGACTAAAACAACTATATATTGCGATATCTTGAGTACGTAGTATAGTAATGGCATTTTCTCTTTTTCCCAAAACCAAAAAAGAGGACTCTACCCTGTGAAACAATAGAAGTTCAGTTGCAATCAAATTTCCCCAACATAGCTACGATGATCAATGAGACTCAACACTTAACTAACCCAAACTCCACTATATCCAAACAAAGACACAGACCAAGACACGTCAATAACACCTAACCCAAAATTCATTTTCCCCTCGGGCAAGTAGAAAACCGCCCAAAAATAAGTTATGTTTCAAATTAAGAAAAACCCTAAACTCAGAtactcattaaaaaaaaaaaaaagaaagcttcaATTAAATATGCTTAGAAGTTAGAACCCATTGCATTGGTGACCAGTGAAGTATGTGCTGGGGTTTCCAGCGAAAACCAAAGTAGGAACAACTGAAAAGCGAGTACACCAAGTAAACAGAAAATCGAAGAATGGGAACAgagtaataaataaacaaataaacaaacatataggaagaagaggtagaagaagaagaagggaccTGAGAGTGTAGATGGATTATGGTGATCTGGGTCGGCAAGTGAGGAAAGGAAGAGCAACAGGAAGAGGAGGGTGGTTGTTACGGTGGCGGCCGCCGTGGAGAACCACCCCATTATGGCAAAAGCAAAGGAGAATTAGACCCGCGCCCTTTTTGTGCCTTGAAAATTGAAaagcttgaattttgattaaagACAAAGGAAGGACTGAAGGAGCGGTAGTAATAATAGTCTGGTTGCGCTGCTGTGGcttatttatatttctattttttgggGATTTGATTTGCACCGCGTCGCGTTTGTTTAAGGCaacgatttttattttttattttttcttttacgcGGGTAATGGATTTTGGAATGGGATGAAAAGTTAGGGTGTTCGGAACTTGGGATATTAATTTGGGATTTTGGGTCAAACTCAATCTTCTTTGGTTTTTTACTCTTGTTTTTCTTTTCGGCATTTTGCTAACTAACCACGTGTTaagaatactata
This window contains:
- the LOC112754768 gene encoding uncharacterized protein isoform X1, with amino-acid sequence MGWFSTAAATVTTTLLFLLLFLSSLADPDHHNPSTLSGIDIEKPILDITPAPLLGHSAAHGAKDTFRCERVQVSGISRLKLGSYASSFHVSVAPSAAIPERLHSKIQVCFHRNNSLGLCQCQKDEWKRIQKGIWNSVMSPYDTKYIDVGINGQVSGSVTVALEEDFQQWRLIFLVLGLALLWLAPIISSWVPFYYSTSMAIGIFLVVIIILFQGMKLLPTGRKNIFYLTIYGSVLGAGSFLLHQFSLFVNSILQSFGLSEDMHNPVAVFVLLGIILAGAALGYWIVRRFVISKEDGTVDAGVAQFVKMAMYIMGVTSIFQSTIDFPLAIGALVSCGAVCKLSSLIMWVYDWYETSRNDSYSKQWVRERHGRAEFLSKTPPTKGKAWRNPKRSPWSDSPVRGVVSLSPTPSITPHSSGSRAGQDYYSTFHKTRNRKKFTEDEWDEFTQDSTRQAISELVASPEFTDWIIDHADRIKLLPTASSDEEMGSESDSTEVGSGTRYRIFNWW
- the LOC112754768 gene encoding uncharacterized protein isoform X3, with product MGWFSTAAATVTTTLLFLLLFLSSLADPDHHNPSTLSGIDIEKPILDITPAPLLGHSAAHGAKDTFRCERVQVSGISRLKLGSYASSFHVSVAPSAAIPERLHSKIQVCFHRNNSLGLCQCQKDEWKRIQKGIWNSVMSPYDTKYIDVGINGQVSGSVTVALEEDFQQWRLIFLVLGLALLWLAPIISSWVPFYYSTSMAIGIFLVVIIILFQGMKLLPTGRKNIFYLTIYGSVLGAGSFLLHQFSLFVNSILQSFGLSEDMHNPVAVFVLLGIILAGAALGYWIVRRFVISKEDGTVDAGVAQFVKMAMYIMGVTSIFQSTIDFPLAIGALVSCGAVCKLSSLIMWVYDWYETSRNDSYSKQWVRERHGRAEFLSKTPPTKGKAWRNPKRSPWSDSPVRGMFYVQTFLMCGIIITDA
- the LOC112754768 gene encoding uncharacterized protein isoform X2: MGWFSTAAATVTTTLLFLLLFLSSLADPDHHNPSTLSGIDIEKPILDITPAPLLGHSAAHGAKDTFRCERVQVSGISRLKLGSYASSFHVSVAPSAAIPERLHSKIQVCFHRNNSLGLCQCQKDEWKRIQKGIWNSVMSPYDTKYIDVGINGQVSGSVTVALEEDFQQWRLIFLVLGLALLWLAPIISSWVPFYYSTSMAIGIFLVVIIILFQGMKLLPTGRKNIFYLTIYGSVLGAGSFLLHQFSLFVNSILQSFGLSEDMHNPVAVFVLLGIILAGAALGYWIVRRFVISKEDGTVDAGVAQFVKMAMYIMGVTSIFQSTIDFPLAIGALVSCGAVCKLSSLIMWVYDWYETSRNDSYSKQWVRERHGRAEFLSKTPPTKGKAWRNPKRSPWSDSPVRVFAESSNISWEIVKRNQTKLTD